A genomic segment from Salvia splendens isolate huo1 chromosome 13, SspV2, whole genome shotgun sequence encodes:
- the LOC121761904 gene encoding ubiquitin-activating enzyme E1 1-like isoform X1 codes for MGIRRVFSSLLHYMLPRKRAGEGEAVNVSDSDSVKRQRVVSSTENSSNQAKNSSDGVGNSNCSEPTVTDMAFDNGTQRDIDEDLHSRQLAVYGRETMRRLFASNVLVSGMQGLGVEIAKNLILAGVKSVTLHDEGSVELWDMSSNFVFTEKDLGKNRALASVQKLQELNNAVTVLTLTTKLTKEQLSDFQAVVFTDISLDSAIEFSDYCHNHQPPIAFIKTEVRGLFGSAFCDFGPAFTVVDVDGEEAHTGIIASISNDNPALVACVDDERLEFQDGDLVVFSEVRGMAELNDGKPRKVKNARPYSFNLEEDTTNYGAYERGGIVTQVKQPKVLNFKPMKEALKDTGDFLLSDFSKFDRPPLLHLAFQALDKFVSEMGRYPVAGCEEDAQKLISITSNMNESQGDGKLDDINPKLLRHFAFGARAVLNPMAAMFGGIVGQEVMKACSGKFHPLFQFFYFDSVESLPTEPIDPSDFRPLNSRYDAQISVFGSKLQKKLEDAKTFVVGSGALGCEFLKNLALMGVSCGSSGKLTITDDDVIEKSNLSRQFLFRDWNIGQPKSTVAASAALAINPQFHIEALQNRVGSETENVFHDAFWENLSVVINALDNVNARLYVDQRCLYFQKPLLESGTLGAKCNTQMVIPHLTENYGASRDPPEKQAPMCTVHSFPHNIDHCLTWARSEFEGLLEKTPAEVNAYLSNPAEYASAMRNAGDAQARDNLERVIECLDRERCESFQDCILWARLKFEDYFANRVKQLAFTFPEDAATSTGAPFWSAPKRFPRPLQFSTSDPSHLHFIMAGSILRAETFGVPIPDWVKNPKKLSEAVDQVIVPDFQPRNDAKIVTDEKATSLATASVDDAAVINDLIVKLEKCCQALPPNFRMKPIQFEKDDDTNYHMDLIAALANMRARNYRIPEVDKLKAKFIAGRIIPAIATSTAMATGLVCLELYKVIDGSHKVEDYRNTFANLALPLFSIAEPVAPKVVKHQSMSWTVWDRWIVKNNPTLRELLKWLSDKGLNAYSISFGSCLLYNSMFPRHKDRMDKKISDLVRDVAKVELPPYHNHVDVVVACEDEDDNDVDIPQISIYFR; via the exons ATGGGGATTCGGCGTGTTTTCAGCAGCTTGTTGCACTATATGCTTCCTAGAAAGAGAGCAGGGGAAGGCGAGGCTGTTAACGTTAGCGATTCCGATAGTGTCAAGAGGCAGCGCGTGGTTTCTTCTACAGAAAACTCAAGCAATCAGGCGAAGAACAGCAGCGACGGTGTAGGGAACAGCAACTGCAGCGAACCGACAGTCACCGACATGGCGTTTGACAATGGAACCCAGCGTGATATTGATGAGGATCTCCACAGCCGGCAGCTGGCTGTCTACGGGCGAGAGACTATGCGGAGGCTGTTTGCTTCAAATGTTCTCGTGTCTGGAATGCAGGGCCTCGGAGTTGAGAttg CTAAGAACCTTATCCTTGCTGGTGTGAAGTCTGTGACGTTGCATGATGAAGGATCAGTGGAGTTATGGGATATGTCTAGTAACTTTGTATTCACAGAAAAAGATTTAGGTAAAAACAGGGCACTTGCTTCAGTTCAGAAGCTACAGGAACTAAATAATGCTGTGACTGTCCTCACTTTGACTACAAAATTGACTAAAGAACAACTTTCAGATTTTCAG GCTGTGGTTTTTACTGATATCAGTTTAGATAGCGCAATCGAGTTCAGTGACTACTGTCATAATCATCAGCCACCTATTGCTTTTATAAAGACAGAAGTAAGAGGTCTTTTTGGTAGTGCTTTCTGTGATTTTGGACCTGCATTCACTGTAGTCGATGTCGACGGTGAAGAGGCTCATACCGGAATTATTGCATCTATCAGTAACGACAACCCTGCTCTTGTGGCATGTGTGGATGATGAAAGGCTTGAGTTTCAGGATGGGGATCTGGTTGTATTCTCAGAAGTCCGAGGAATGGCTGAACTAAATGATGGAAAGccaagaaaagtaaaaaatgcACGACCTTACTCCTTCAACCTTGAAGAAGATACAACTAATTATGGTGCATATGAGAGAGGTGGTATTGTAACTCAGGTGAAACAGCCCAAGGTGCTGAACTTCAAGCCGATGAAGGAGGCATTAAAAGATACTGGTGATTTCCTTCTTTCTGATTTCTCCAAGTTTGACAGACCTCCTCTTCTGCATTTGGCATTCCAAGCATTAGATAAGTTTGTGTCTGAAATGGGGCGCTACCCGGTTGCTGGTTGTGAAGAGGATGCACAGAAGTTGATATCTATAACCAGTAACATGAATGAAAGCCAAGGTGATGGCAAATTGGATGATATTAATCCTAAGCTTCTTAGACACTTTGCTTTTGGTGCTAGAGCTGTCCTGAATCCTATGGCTGCCATGTTTGGTGGCATTGTCGGGCAGGAGGTTATGAAGGCATGCTCTGGGAAGTTTCATCCTCTTTTCCAG TTCTTTTACTTTGACTCTGTAGAATCCCTTCCTACCGAGCCAATTGATCCCAGCGACTTCCGGCCTTTGAATAGCCGTTATGATGCCCAGATTTCAGTGTTTGGGTCTAAGCTTCAAAAGAAATTAGAAGATGCAAAAACTTTTGTTGTTGGATCTGGTGCTCTAGGCTGTGAATTTCTTAAAAATTTGGCTCTCATGGGAGTTTCATGTGGATCATCTGGAAAACTGACAATTACTGATGACGATGTGATAGAGAAGAGTAACCTAAGCAGGCAATTCCTCTTCCGGGATTGGAACATTGGGCAGCCGAAATCCACTGTTGCTGCTTCTGCTGCTTTGGCAATTAATCCTCAGTTTCATATAGAAGCTTTACAAAATCGTGTTGGCTCGGAGACTGAGAATGTTTTCCATGATGCTTTCTGGGAGAATCTAAGTGTTGTGATCAATGCCCTAGACAATGTAAATGCCAGACTTTATGTTGACCAGAGGTGCTTATATTTCCAGAAACCACTTCTGGAGTCTGGAACTTTGGGTGCCAAATGTAATACTCAAATGGTCATTCCCCACCTGACGGAAAACTATGGTGCTTCCCGTGATCCCCCAGAGAAACAAGCACCAATGTGCACTGTGCACTCCTTCCCGCACAATATTGATCACTGTTTGACATGGGCCAGGTCAGAATTTGAGGGATTGCTAGAAAAGACACCAGCTGAAGTGAATGCATATCTATCTAATCCTGCTGAGTATGCCTCTGCAATGAGAAATGCTGGTGATGCTCAAGCAAGGGACAACTTGGAACGTGTAATTGAGTGTCTTGACAGGGAGCGATGTGAATCTTTCCAAGATTGTATTTTGTGGGCTCGTCTAAA gtttgaagactattttgcaaATAGGGTGAAGCAGTTAGCTTTCACCTTCCCTGAGGATGCTGCAACCAGCACTGGTGCACCTTTCTGGTCAGCCCCAAAGAGGTTTCCTCGTCCCCTGCAGTTTTCTACCTCTGATCCCAGCCATCTTCACTTTATTATGGCTGGATCCATCCTGCGAGCCGAGACATTCGGCGTCCCTATACCTGACTGGGTGAAGAACCCAAAGAAACTGTCAGAGGCTGTTGATCAAGTCATTGTCCCTGATTTCCAGCCTAGAAATGATGCAAAAATTGTAACTGATGAGAAAGCTACTAGTCTTGCTACTGCTTCCGTGGATGATGCTGCTGTTATTAACGATTTAATTGTGAAGCTTGAGAAATGTTGCCAGGCATTACCACCAAACTTCAGGATGAAACCGATCCAATTTGAGAAG GACGACGACACCAACTATCACATGGACCTGATTGCAGCACTTGCAAACATGAGGGCAAGAAATTATAGGATTCCTGAAGTGGACAAGCTGAAAGCCAAATTCATTGCTGGGAGGATCATTCCAGCCATTGCAACTTCCACAGCAATGGCCACCGGCTTGGTGTGCCTCGAGCTATACAAAGTAATCGATGGGTCCCACAAGGTAGAAGATTATCGCAACACATTTGCCAACCTTGCTCTCCCGCTATTCTCCATAGCAGAACCAGTGGCTCCCAAGGTTGTTAAGCATCAGAGCATGAGCTGGACAGTGTGGGACAGATGGATCGTAAAGAACAATCCAACTTTGAGGGAACTGCTCAAATGGCTTTCTGACAAAGGACTGAACGCCTACAgcatttcttttggaagttGCCTGCTCTACAACAGCATGTTCCCTCGACACAAGGACCGGATGGACAAGAAGATCTCCGACCTTGTACGGGATGTAGCCAAGGTAGAGCTGCCACCATACCACAACCACGTGGACGTTGTTGTGGCATGCGAGGATGAAGACGACAATGATGTTGATATTCCCCAAATATCCATCTACTTCCGCTGA
- the LOC121761904 gene encoding ubiquitin-activating enzyme E1 1-like isoform X2, whose amino-acid sequence MLPRKRAGEGEAVNVSDSDSVKRQRVVSSTENSSNQAKNSSDGVGNSNCSEPTVTDMAFDNGTQRDIDEDLHSRQLAVYGRETMRRLFASNVLVSGMQGLGVEIAKNLILAGVKSVTLHDEGSVELWDMSSNFVFTEKDLGKNRALASVQKLQELNNAVTVLTLTTKLTKEQLSDFQAVVFTDISLDSAIEFSDYCHNHQPPIAFIKTEVRGLFGSAFCDFGPAFTVVDVDGEEAHTGIIASISNDNPALVACVDDERLEFQDGDLVVFSEVRGMAELNDGKPRKVKNARPYSFNLEEDTTNYGAYERGGIVTQVKQPKVLNFKPMKEALKDTGDFLLSDFSKFDRPPLLHLAFQALDKFVSEMGRYPVAGCEEDAQKLISITSNMNESQGDGKLDDINPKLLRHFAFGARAVLNPMAAMFGGIVGQEVMKACSGKFHPLFQFFYFDSVESLPTEPIDPSDFRPLNSRYDAQISVFGSKLQKKLEDAKTFVVGSGALGCEFLKNLALMGVSCGSSGKLTITDDDVIEKSNLSRQFLFRDWNIGQPKSTVAASAALAINPQFHIEALQNRVGSETENVFHDAFWENLSVVINALDNVNARLYVDQRCLYFQKPLLESGTLGAKCNTQMVIPHLTENYGASRDPPEKQAPMCTVHSFPHNIDHCLTWARSEFEGLLEKTPAEVNAYLSNPAEYASAMRNAGDAQARDNLERVIECLDRERCESFQDCILWARLKFEDYFANRVKQLAFTFPEDAATSTGAPFWSAPKRFPRPLQFSTSDPSHLHFIMAGSILRAETFGVPIPDWVKNPKKLSEAVDQVIVPDFQPRNDAKIVTDEKATSLATASVDDAAVINDLIVKLEKCCQALPPNFRMKPIQFEKDDDTNYHMDLIAALANMRARNYRIPEVDKLKAKFIAGRIIPAIATSTAMATGLVCLELYKVIDGSHKVEDYRNTFANLALPLFSIAEPVAPKVVKHQSMSWTVWDRWIVKNNPTLRELLKWLSDKGLNAYSISFGSCLLYNSMFPRHKDRMDKKISDLVRDVAKVELPPYHNHVDVVVACEDEDDNDVDIPQISIYFR is encoded by the exons ATGCTTCCTAGAAAGAGAGCAGGGGAAGGCGAGGCTGTTAACGTTAGCGATTCCGATAGTGTCAAGAGGCAGCGCGTGGTTTCTTCTACAGAAAACTCAAGCAATCAGGCGAAGAACAGCAGCGACGGTGTAGGGAACAGCAACTGCAGCGAACCGACAGTCACCGACATGGCGTTTGACAATGGAACCCAGCGTGATATTGATGAGGATCTCCACAGCCGGCAGCTGGCTGTCTACGGGCGAGAGACTATGCGGAGGCTGTTTGCTTCAAATGTTCTCGTGTCTGGAATGCAGGGCCTCGGAGTTGAGAttg CTAAGAACCTTATCCTTGCTGGTGTGAAGTCTGTGACGTTGCATGATGAAGGATCAGTGGAGTTATGGGATATGTCTAGTAACTTTGTATTCACAGAAAAAGATTTAGGTAAAAACAGGGCACTTGCTTCAGTTCAGAAGCTACAGGAACTAAATAATGCTGTGACTGTCCTCACTTTGACTACAAAATTGACTAAAGAACAACTTTCAGATTTTCAG GCTGTGGTTTTTACTGATATCAGTTTAGATAGCGCAATCGAGTTCAGTGACTACTGTCATAATCATCAGCCACCTATTGCTTTTATAAAGACAGAAGTAAGAGGTCTTTTTGGTAGTGCTTTCTGTGATTTTGGACCTGCATTCACTGTAGTCGATGTCGACGGTGAAGAGGCTCATACCGGAATTATTGCATCTATCAGTAACGACAACCCTGCTCTTGTGGCATGTGTGGATGATGAAAGGCTTGAGTTTCAGGATGGGGATCTGGTTGTATTCTCAGAAGTCCGAGGAATGGCTGAACTAAATGATGGAAAGccaagaaaagtaaaaaatgcACGACCTTACTCCTTCAACCTTGAAGAAGATACAACTAATTATGGTGCATATGAGAGAGGTGGTATTGTAACTCAGGTGAAACAGCCCAAGGTGCTGAACTTCAAGCCGATGAAGGAGGCATTAAAAGATACTGGTGATTTCCTTCTTTCTGATTTCTCCAAGTTTGACAGACCTCCTCTTCTGCATTTGGCATTCCAAGCATTAGATAAGTTTGTGTCTGAAATGGGGCGCTACCCGGTTGCTGGTTGTGAAGAGGATGCACAGAAGTTGATATCTATAACCAGTAACATGAATGAAAGCCAAGGTGATGGCAAATTGGATGATATTAATCCTAAGCTTCTTAGACACTTTGCTTTTGGTGCTAGAGCTGTCCTGAATCCTATGGCTGCCATGTTTGGTGGCATTGTCGGGCAGGAGGTTATGAAGGCATGCTCTGGGAAGTTTCATCCTCTTTTCCAG TTCTTTTACTTTGACTCTGTAGAATCCCTTCCTACCGAGCCAATTGATCCCAGCGACTTCCGGCCTTTGAATAGCCGTTATGATGCCCAGATTTCAGTGTTTGGGTCTAAGCTTCAAAAGAAATTAGAAGATGCAAAAACTTTTGTTGTTGGATCTGGTGCTCTAGGCTGTGAATTTCTTAAAAATTTGGCTCTCATGGGAGTTTCATGTGGATCATCTGGAAAACTGACAATTACTGATGACGATGTGATAGAGAAGAGTAACCTAAGCAGGCAATTCCTCTTCCGGGATTGGAACATTGGGCAGCCGAAATCCACTGTTGCTGCTTCTGCTGCTTTGGCAATTAATCCTCAGTTTCATATAGAAGCTTTACAAAATCGTGTTGGCTCGGAGACTGAGAATGTTTTCCATGATGCTTTCTGGGAGAATCTAAGTGTTGTGATCAATGCCCTAGACAATGTAAATGCCAGACTTTATGTTGACCAGAGGTGCTTATATTTCCAGAAACCACTTCTGGAGTCTGGAACTTTGGGTGCCAAATGTAATACTCAAATGGTCATTCCCCACCTGACGGAAAACTATGGTGCTTCCCGTGATCCCCCAGAGAAACAAGCACCAATGTGCACTGTGCACTCCTTCCCGCACAATATTGATCACTGTTTGACATGGGCCAGGTCAGAATTTGAGGGATTGCTAGAAAAGACACCAGCTGAAGTGAATGCATATCTATCTAATCCTGCTGAGTATGCCTCTGCAATGAGAAATGCTGGTGATGCTCAAGCAAGGGACAACTTGGAACGTGTAATTGAGTGTCTTGACAGGGAGCGATGTGAATCTTTCCAAGATTGTATTTTGTGGGCTCGTCTAAA gtttgaagactattttgcaaATAGGGTGAAGCAGTTAGCTTTCACCTTCCCTGAGGATGCTGCAACCAGCACTGGTGCACCTTTCTGGTCAGCCCCAAAGAGGTTTCCTCGTCCCCTGCAGTTTTCTACCTCTGATCCCAGCCATCTTCACTTTATTATGGCTGGATCCATCCTGCGAGCCGAGACATTCGGCGTCCCTATACCTGACTGGGTGAAGAACCCAAAGAAACTGTCAGAGGCTGTTGATCAAGTCATTGTCCCTGATTTCCAGCCTAGAAATGATGCAAAAATTGTAACTGATGAGAAAGCTACTAGTCTTGCTACTGCTTCCGTGGATGATGCTGCTGTTATTAACGATTTAATTGTGAAGCTTGAGAAATGTTGCCAGGCATTACCACCAAACTTCAGGATGAAACCGATCCAATTTGAGAAG GACGACGACACCAACTATCACATGGACCTGATTGCAGCACTTGCAAACATGAGGGCAAGAAATTATAGGATTCCTGAAGTGGACAAGCTGAAAGCCAAATTCATTGCTGGGAGGATCATTCCAGCCATTGCAACTTCCACAGCAATGGCCACCGGCTTGGTGTGCCTCGAGCTATACAAAGTAATCGATGGGTCCCACAAGGTAGAAGATTATCGCAACACATTTGCCAACCTTGCTCTCCCGCTATTCTCCATAGCAGAACCAGTGGCTCCCAAGGTTGTTAAGCATCAGAGCATGAGCTGGACAGTGTGGGACAGATGGATCGTAAAGAACAATCCAACTTTGAGGGAACTGCTCAAATGGCTTTCTGACAAAGGACTGAACGCCTACAgcatttcttttggaagttGCCTGCTCTACAACAGCATGTTCCCTCGACACAAGGACCGGATGGACAAGAAGATCTCCGACCTTGTACGGGATGTAGCCAAGGTAGAGCTGCCACCATACCACAACCACGTGGACGTTGTTGTGGCATGCGAGGATGAAGACGACAATGATGTTGATATTCCCCAAATATCCATCTACTTCCGCTGA